In the Topomyia yanbarensis strain Yona2022 chromosome 3, ASM3024719v1, whole genome shotgun sequence genome, one interval contains:
- the LOC131693577 gene encoding uncharacterized protein LOC131693577, whose product MSDQELDYTTTPCGKCGLAPKELGGMVACDHCNNWYDYACAGVTDTVKRKKKWFCDNAVCVAAAKKRTKKDANPQSTADESDAGSVKSSTVPSADEQIKAMEEEQRRLEADWDKQMLVKEKQLEFQAAMKKKKFLQEQALRRKQMQLEEEWRCFELAELERENQLQLQVKHEHLKRVQKLEKDFREQMSTVDNQLDTMKMERPQKHSQPITVKSQSTPLLAPAGKTGICVESEMDDTEESSSSEEETDKEPDEKVKQGSRPTKGQLAARHGIGKHLPLFSGKPDDWPLFYAAYNSSTKACGFSDVDNLARLQQCLRGDALELVRGQLLLPKSVPRVIEKLRQHFGRPEQLLDRLLERVKELPAPKNLKGFIPFANVVEQLCDHVEAADLKEHLKNPLLIQGLIKKLPDAEKRQWADIKRAREGRKISLRTVTDFLLRIADDAREAEVDIERTTETRFSGEHSGRKRKEKGAVFSHAEEGNSNTVVSHRLGLKPCKVCQRTDHRLRFCHDFKNWSHAERVAMVTRDKLCKLCLGEHGGQCRFKFRCNVGSCKEAHNPLIHPVSTVGISAHIHSCNPLLFRIIPIQLHGRDRTLTVLAFLDEGASVTLIEGKLADRLGIVGAEEKLTIKWTADYSRTEKNSRKMNVWASAVGVGEKMLLRTVRTVGKLMLPHQKLDAAVLSARYQYMSDLPIASYEGQPELLIGLNNVHAFAPMEVKIGTVADPIAVRCKLGWTVYGPNQASHTTERGYVCLHHDVTNEDIHGLLKSHYALEESVVATAQESAEDKKAMEIMERTTKRIGERFQTGLLWKENNQRFPESIQMALRRNLQLERKLMKNPELYTKVRMQTDEDARRVVLFHEFIKMEAISRWNRLLRVTATVLRFIGNCKRKQKGLPILTAKATMNQQLMLKTAHPAVQTPLQKNELLEAEKVLWKQAQWNSFPDEMSVLTSNLQLALGQKAERIPKRSGLYKYAPTLDEDGVLRVDGRLVNAEAMSFNQRYPVILSRFHTVTKKIIQYYHEQFGHANRETVFNEIRKKFEIPNLRAAVSRVAGECVWCKVHRCVPHTPRMAPLPVQRVTPGKRPFNSVGVDYLGPVEVTVGRRKEKRWVAVFTCLAVRAVHLEVVHSLSTQSCLMALSRFASRYGKPEEIFSDNATCFRGAWNEMVKAKLQINRKCAEEFISSTTAWYFNPPGTPHMGGVWERMVRSVKESMKALDDGRKLTDEILKTTVAEAADMINTRPLTYKPQEPAGEEALTPNHFLRGAVTSADLQVEPVSAAEALRNVYKRAQYLSDRMWERWITEYLPTINKRSKWFDDKRQLNVGDLVFLVDGKIRKNWRRGKIVEVFPGTDGTIRQVSVRTTDGKLHRRGAVNIAVMEIGEGKSGTRSNAGCYGPGSVTTTEPASGASLGRW is encoded by the coding sequence ATGAGCGACCAGGAATTAGActacactaccacaccgtgcgGCAAGTGCGGATTAGCTCCAAAGGAACTAGGTGGAATGGTTGCATGCGACCACTGCAACAATTGGTATGATTACGCTTGCGCGGGTGTAACCGATACCGTTAAGAGGAAGAAAAAATGGTTCTGCGATAATGCAGTTTGTGTGGCGGCAGCCAAAAAGCGCACGAAGAAGGACGCAAATCCTCAATCGACGGCAGATGAATCGGATGCCGGAAGTGTCAAATCGTCCACAGTGCCGTCCGCAGATGAACAAATAAAGGCCATGGAAGAAGAACAGCGGCGGCTCGAGGCGGACTGGGACAAACAGATGCTGGTGAAAGAGAAGCAGCTAGAGTTTCAGGCCGCAATGAAAAAGAAGAAGTTCCTGCAGGAACAAGCACTGCGCCGAAAGCAAATGCAGCTAGAGGAAGAGTGGCGCTGTTTCGAGCTAGCAGAACTAGAGCGCGAAAACCAGCTGCAGCTGCAGGTAAAACACGAGCACCTGAAGCGAGTTCAGAAACTGGAAAAAGATTTTCGGGAGCAGATGTCAACTGTGGATAATCAGTTGGACACAATGAAAATGGAACGGCCACAGAAACATTCCCAACCGATTACCGTTAAGAGTCAAAGTACACCGCTACTAGCTCCGGCGGGAAAGACGGGTATTTGTGTTGAGTCGGAAATGGATGATACGGAGGAGAGTTCCAGTTCGGAGGAAGAAACTGATAAGGAACCGGACGAGAAGGTTAAGCAGGGTTCCAGACCAACAAAGGGCCAACTTGCTGCCAGGCACGGGATCGGTAAACACCTTCCTCTATTTTCGGGAAAGCCGGATGATTGGCCACTGTTTTATGCGGCGTATAACTCTTCTACAAAGGCGTGCGGGTTTAGCGATGTCGACAATTTAGCACGTCTGCAACAATGCCTAAGGGGCGACGCACTGGAGCTTGTACGAGGACAACTGCTTCTTCCGAAATCGGTCCCTCGTGTTATTGAGAAGCTTCGCCAACACTTTGGTCGTCCCGAGCAATTACTAGATCGTCTGTTGGAACGCGTTAAAGAATTGCCGGCACCGAAGAATCTGAAAGGGTTCATTCCGTTCGCCAACGTAGTAGAGCAGCTTTGCGATCACGTGGAAGCAGCGGACCTTAAGGAGCATCTGAAGAACCCGTTGCTTATACAGGGCCTGATAAAAAAGCTTCCGGATGCGGAGAAAAGACAGTGGGCTGATATCAAACGAGCTCGAGAGGGAAGAAAGATTTCTCTTCGTACAGTTACGGACTTTCTCCTACGAATTGCGGATGACGCGCGGGAAGCAGAAGTGGACATCGAGCGTACCACGGAGACGAGATTCTCAGGCGAACATTCCGGTCGAAAGCGAAAAGAGAAAGGAGCAGTATTCAGTCACGCCGAGGAAGGAAATTCGAATACAGTCGTCAGCCACCGATTAGGGTTGAAACCATGCAAAGTGTGCCAGCGTACCGACCACCGATTGCGGTTTTGTCACGATTTCAAGAACTGGTCACACGCCGAGCGCGTAGCAATGGTGACCCGCGATAAGCTATGCAAGCTATGCCTCGGAGAACACGGAGGACAATGCCGGTTCAAGTTTCGTTGCAACGTTGGCTCCTGTAAGGAGGCACACAATCCGCTCATTCACCCGGTCAGTACGGTGGGTATTAGTGCACACATTCACTCGTGCAACCCCCTGCTGTTTCGGATAATTCCCATACAACTACATGGTAGGGATCGGACGCTGACGGTTTTGGCATTTTTGGACGAAGGTGCTTCCGTCACATTGATCGAAGGTAAGCTAGCCGATAGATTGGGTATTGTCGGGGCCGAAGAAAAGCTTACAATCAAATGGACTGCCGACTATTCACGTACTGAGAAGAACTCAAGAAAAATGAATGTGTGGGCTTCAGCAGTTGGTGTTGGAGAAAAAATGTTGCTCAGAACGGTTCGCACTGTGGGCAAGTTAATGCTGCCTCATCAGAAATTGGATGCTGCAGTACTTTCAGCCCGCTATCAATACATGAGCGATCTGCCGATCGCATCGTATGAAGGCCAGCCAGAGCTTCTTATCGGTCTCAACAATGTTCATGCTTTCGCGCCCATGGAAGTGAAGATAGGTACCGTCGCTGACCCGATTGCCGTCCGTTGCAAACTCGGATGGACAGTATATGGTCCGAATCAAGCGAGCCATACTACAGAGAGAGGGTACGTATGCTTGCATCATGATGTAACCAACGAAGACATACATGGTTTACTGAAAAGCCACTATGCATTAGAGGAATCTGTAGTAGCAACGGCCCAAGAATCGGCAGAGGACAAAAAAGCGATGGAGATTATGGAGCGGACCACGAAACGCATCGGAGAACGGTTCCAGACCGGTTTGCTCTGGAAGGAGAACAATCAGCGATTTCCGGAGAGTATTCAGATGGCGCTGAGGAGAAATTTGCAGCTGGAGCGgaaattaatgaaaaatccgGAATTATACACGAAAGTGCGAATGCAAACCGATGAAGATGCCAGAAGAGTTGTTCTGTTTCACGAATTCATAAAGATGGAGGCGATTTCGAGATGGAACAGGCTGCTGAGAGTGACCGCCACAGTGTTGCGTTTTATCGGAAATTGCAAGCGCAAACAGAAAGGGTTGCCGATACTCACAGCAAAGGCAACGATGAATCAACAATTAATGCTGAAGACTGCACACCCCGCAGTACAAACACCGTTGCAGAAAAACGAATTACTGGAGGCGGAGAAAGTTTTGTGGAAACAAGCACAATGGAACAGTTTCCCCGATGAGATGAGCGTGCTGACGAGCAACCTACAATTAGCCCTTGGCCAGAAAGCAGAACGAATCCCGAAAAGAAGTGGCCTATACAAATATGCGCCGACGCTCGACGAAGATGGCGTGCTACGAGTAGATGGTCGACTGGTGAATGCGGAAGCAATGTCCTTCAATCAGAGGTATCCTGTTATCTTGAGCCGTTTTCATACCGTAACGAAGAAAATCATCCAGTATTATCACGAGCAGTTTGGACATGCGAATAGAGAGACAGTGTTCAACGAGATACGGAAGAAGTTTGAAATCCCGAACCTTCGTGCAGCAGTCTCTAGAGTAGCCGGTGAATGCGTATGGTGCAAAGTGCATCGGTGCGTTCCACATACTCCGCGCATGGCACCACTGCCGGTTCAGCGTGTTACGCCTGGAAAACGCCCCTTCAACTCTGTCGGCGTGGATTACTTGGGCCCTGTGGAGGTGACAGTTGGACGCCGAAAGGAAAAAAGGTGGGTCGCCGTTTTCACTTGCTTAGCGGTGCGCGCAGTGCACCTAGAAGTGGTGCATTCACTTTCAACGCAGTCGTGTCTCATGGCACTAAGCAGATTTGCCAGTAGGTATGGGAAGCCAGAAGAGATATTCTCCGACAATGCGACTTGTTTTCGAGGAGCGTGGAACGAAATGGTAAAGGCCAAACTACAAATCAACAGAAAGTGCGCCGAGGAATTCATCAGTTCAACTACTGCCTGGTATTTCAATCCCCCCGGCACCCCGCACATGGGCGGTGTTTGGGAACGGATGGTGCGGTCTGTAAAGGAATCGATGAAAGCGCTGGATGACGGAAGGAAACTCACTGATGAAATCCTGAAAACAACAGTAGCAGAAGCAGCTGATATGATTAACACGCGTCCACTCACGTACAAGCCTCAGGAACCCGCAGGCGAGGAAGCACTAACGCCAAACCATTTCCTGCGAGGTGCAGTGACCAGTGCGGATCTCCAGGTGGAGCCAGTGAGTGCAGCGGAGGCTCTACGAAACGTTTACAAACGTGCCCAGTACCTAAGCGACCGTATGTGGGAGCGGTGGATCACCGAGTATCTACCTACGATCAACAAACGCAGCAAATGGTTTGACGATAAGCGACAGTTGAATGTTGGGGATTTAGTTTTTCTGGTGGATGGGAAAATTCGGAAGAATTGGAGGCGTGGGAAGATAGTAGAAGTGTTTCCGGGAACAGACGGGACCATTAGACAAGTCAGCGTGAGGACAACAGACGGGAAGCTACATCGCCGGGGAGCGGTTAACATTGCGGTAATGGAGATAGGTGAAGGTAAATCCGGAACAAGAAGCAACGCCGGATGTTACGGGCCGGGGTCTGTTACCACGACTGAACCTGCAAGCGGAGCATCCCTCGGGCGATGGTGA